Proteins encoded in a region of the Sulfurimonas marina genome:
- the flhA gene encoding flagellar biosynthesis protein FlhA — protein sequence MAKKKLTLKQQVGTSLNFLLGQKDLSVVVFVMAILAIIIVPLPSSVLDLFLTVSMAMAVLILLISLYIPKPTDLTTFPTLILILTLFRLALNIATTRMILSHGYEGPEAVSDIITSFGNFVVGGNYVIGIIVFAILVIINFMVVTKGSTRVAEVAARFVLDSMPGKQMAVDADLNAGLIDDAEAKRRRAEILQDANFYGAMDGSSKFVKGDAVAGIIITLINIIGGFLIGVFQYDMSVSDSAATFTLLTIGDGLVGQIPALIVSTATGIMITRSSSDGDNFAEGTINQMVGNAKILMIVGGIMTLFALVPGLPTASMGLIGILFALLGWSIYKYEKGELSILDVENILTSKTQQELEAQEKLKPKKTQEEIQKEEESALEDILKVEMLELTLGYQLIKLADSSQGGDLLERIRSMRRKIASDYGFLMPQVRIRDNLHLKPTQYQVLLKGVEIGEGEIMPDNFLAMDSGMATGHVNGKPTKEPAFGLDAIWISPDDKEDAIMHGYTVVDPATVISTHMSELIKRNAEELLTRQEVQALIDKIKDDYPVIVDDVLKVANIGLIQRVLKSLLHEKIPLKDMLNILETIADIAEYTKNVELLTEQVRAKLSRVITQMYSGEDGVIRLLTFDTQTEQMLLQKSQEQDGVRNIMLNVGEINALIQAVSTKAAEVLQKNISPVIVIVDPQIRRGVAEIFEKFSLDIVTLSHAEIDSTATFEVLGSISMEQNN from the coding sequence TTGGCTAAAAAGAAGTTAACACTAAAACAACAAGTCGGCACCAGTTTAAATTTTTTACTTGGACAAAAAGATCTAAGTGTAGTTGTATTTGTAATGGCAATCTTAGCCATTATTATCGTTCCCCTTCCATCATCTGTTTTAGATCTTTTCTTAACGGTATCGATGGCTATGGCAGTTTTAATACTACTTATTTCGCTCTATATACCAAAACCGACCGATCTGACAACCTTTCCGACACTTATACTTATTCTGACTCTCTTTAGACTTGCACTTAATATTGCAACGACAAGGATGATTTTAAGTCATGGATATGAAGGGCCTGAAGCGGTTAGTGATATCATTACAAGTTTCGGTAACTTTGTTGTTGGTGGAAACTATGTTATCGGTATTATTGTATTTGCGATCTTAGTTATTATCAACTTTATGGTTGTAACAAAAGGTTCTACAAGGGTTGCAGAGGTTGCTGCTAGATTTGTACTTGATTCTATGCCGGGTAAACAGATGGCAGTTGATGCAGATCTTAATGCGGGACTTATCGATGATGCCGAAGCAAAAAGACGCCGTGCGGAGATCTTACAAGATGCAAACTTTTACGGAGCGATGGACGGTTCGTCTAAGTTCGTTAAAGGGGATGCGGTTGCAGGTATTATCATTACACTTATCAATATTATCGGTGGATTTTTAATCGGTGTATTTCAGTATGATATGAGTGTAAGCGATTCAGCTGCAACATTTACCCTTCTTACAATTGGGGATGGTTTAGTTGGTCAAATCCCTGCACTTATCGTCTCAACTGCTACAGGTATTATGATTACGCGTTCTTCAAGTGACGGCGATAATTTTGCAGAGGGTACTATCAACCAAATGGTTGGAAATGCGAAGATCCTTATGATCGTGGGTGGTATTATGACACTCTTTGCACTGGTTCCTGGACTTCCTACTGCATCAATGGGGCTTATCGGTATCTTATTTGCCCTTCTTGGATGGTCAATTTATAAATATGAAAAAGGGGAACTTAGTATCCTTGATGTTGAAAATATCCTTACAAGTAAAACACAACAAGAGTTAGAAGCTCAAGAGAAACTAAAGCCTAAAAAGACACAAGAGGAGATCCAAAAAGAGGAAGAGAGTGCTCTAGAGGATATCTTAAAAGTGGAGATGCTAGAACTTACACTCGGTTACCAGCTTATCAAACTAGCAGACTCTTCTCAAGGTGGGGATCTTTTAGAGCGTATCCGTTCAATGAGACGTAAAATAGCAAGCGACTATGGCTTTTTAATGCCGCAAGTTCGTATTCGGGATAATCTCCATCTAAAACCGACACAATATCAGGTACTTTTAAAAGGTGTTGAGATTGGTGAAGGGGAAATAATGCCAGATAACTTCTTGGCAATGGATAGCGGTATGGCTACAGGACATGTCAACGGTAAACCTACTAAAGAACCTGCATTTGGACTTGATGCTATTTGGATCTCACCGGATGATAAAGAGGATGCAATTATGCATGGATATACTGTAGTTGACCCTGCTACTGTTATCTCTACACATATGAGTGAACTTATCAAACGTAATGCTGAAGAGCTTCTCACTCGTCAAGAGGTTCAAGCACTTATCGATAAAATTAAAGATGATTATCCAGTTATTGTGGATGATGTACTTAAAGTAGCTAATATCGGTTTAATCCAAAGAGTATTAAAATCATTATTACATGAAAAAATACCTCTTAAAGATATGCTTAATATCTTAGAAACAATTGCAGATATTGCAGAGTATACAAAAAATGTAGAACTGCTGACTGAACAAGTAAGAGCGAAACTCTCCCGTGTTATTACACAGATGTACTCGGGTGAGGATGGTGTAATCAGACTACTTACATTTGATACGCAAACTGAGCAGATGTTACTCCAAAAATCGCAAGAGCAAGACGGAGTGAGAAACATTATGCTTAATGTTGGTGAAATCAATGCTTTAATCCAAGCTGTTAGTACAAAAGCAGCAGAAGTATTACAGAAAAACATCTCACCTGTTATAGTAATAGTAGATCCACAAATACGTCGCGGTGTTGCTGAGATATTTGAGAAATTCTCACTTGATATCGTAACACTTTCACATGCTGAGATAGACTCTACTGCAACATTTGAAGTGCTTGGTTCAATCTCAATGGAACAAAACAATTAA
- a CDS encoding N-acetylmuramoyl-L-alanine amidase family protein: protein MIRYIVTFFLLFIISLYGANDFELLKRADGYAKSPTKANQFRAYNDYKNIYLRALMNEDQKLKTCALEGIVKCGTKLHIDVSQYSDELEKIQKKSSTVKKQKKSKRKKSSDIRVSSSHKLKSIRWRDGRLVLSFDKKLRNNQINYFKLYDPKKKVYKYVFDVHASMLTKSQTLKKQNIDKIKLAQFNPTTLRLVIQDSAQVKISFKKEDKKLIVKMTPKAGKKYAQTTRVQKVVSPKRLDRNKRIVIDAGHGGKDPGAIGYKGYREKVVVLQISRELQSILKARGYTVFMTRDNDKFIRLRNRTKYANRKKADLFISIHANAVSKKHANKAYGIECYFLDKSRSSRAKKVAAQENSADMSEMDFYGKQSFLSTLNSHNIVASNKLAIDLQRGALGALRKEYKNVKDAGVRPAPFWVLVGAQMPSVLVEVGFITNPKEAKRLVNRQYQKQMALGLANGIERYFLNN from the coding sequence ATGATTCGCTATATTGTAACGTTTTTTCTACTTTTTATTATTTCACTATATGGGGCGAATGATTTTGAGCTTTTAAAACGGGCAGACGGCTATGCAAAGTCTCCTACAAAAGCAAATCAGTTCCGTGCCTATAACGACTATAAAAATATCTATCTTCGTGCTTTGATGAATGAAGATCAGAAATTAAAAACATGCGCACTTGAAGGTATTGTAAAGTGCGGTACAAAGTTACACATAGATGTATCTCAATACTCCGATGAACTTGAAAAAATACAAAAGAAATCATCAACTGTAAAAAAACAGAAAAAAAGTAAGCGAAAAAAATCTTCAGATATTAGGGTTTCTTCTTCTCATAAACTAAAATCTATTCGCTGGAGAGATGGAAGACTTGTTCTAAGTTTTGATAAAAAACTACGCAATAATCAAATAAACTATTTTAAACTATACGATCCAAAGAAAAAAGTATATAAATATGTATTTGATGTACATGCATCCATGTTGACAAAATCACAAACATTAAAAAAACAAAATATTGATAAAATAAAGTTAGCACAGTTTAATCCTACAACACTCCGTTTAGTTATACAAGACAGCGCACAAGTTAAGATCTCATTTAAAAAAGAGGATAAAAAACTAATAGTTAAAATGACTCCAAAAGCTGGGAAGAAATACGCTCAAACAACACGAGTACAAAAAGTAGTTTCTCCTAAAAGACTGGATCGAAATAAAAGAATTGTAATTGATGCCGGACATGGGGGTAAAGACCCTGGAGCGATTGGCTATAAGGGATATAGAGAAAAAGTTGTTGTGCTTCAAATATCAAGAGAACTGCAGTCTATTTTAAAAGCTCGCGGATATACAGTATTTATGACAAGGGATAATGATAAGTTTATAAGACTTAGAAACAGAACAAAATACGCAAACCGTAAAAAAGCGGATCTCTTTATCAGTATCCATGCAAATGCCGTAAGTAAAAAGCATGCAAACAAAGCGTATGGAATAGAGTGTTATTTTCTTGACAAATCCCGTTCAAGCCGTGCGAAAAAAGTGGCTGCACAAGAGAACTCGGCAGATATGAGTGAAATGGATTTCTATGGAAAACAGAGTTTTCTTTCAACACTGAATTCTCATAATATAGTAGCATCAAATAAACTGGCGATCGATTTACAAAGAGGTGCGCTTGGAGCACTTAGAAAAGAGTATAAAAACGTTAAAGACGCAGGTGTAAGACCTGCACCGTTTTGGGTACTTGTAGGTGCACAGATGCCTTCTGTTTTAGTTGAAGTTGGATTTATTACAAATCCAAAAGAAGCAAAAAGATTAGTAAATAGACAGTATCAAAAACAAATGGCTCTTGGACTAGCTAACGGGATTGAAAGATATTTTCTAAATAACTAG
- a CDS encoding DHH family phosphoesterase, with protein sequence MQKRTIHHLSHVDLDGYSCQLVMKYTPYEKLNYNANYGAEVKAKLEEILENIQKADKSAYILISDLNLTADESKWLNHEVNKLNENKKDVKLQLLDHHGSGEESAKKYEWYYLDTSRCATKIVYDFTKENFTFNEPSWMEHYVNIVNAVDLWKQEEQENFEFGKVFMRLVTETRELNRVMFAKKDTEYKLALLHEAVNYIDQANGHIVLDEKIHTLKKDFFRRDEDNTLDNLATEYIVELLGESKAEKTIYYKGYKGYLSYGVGNTSIIGNGFLTKFPEYDFIVDVSYRGTMSLRANNNVSVAQIAKEWVDGGGHPNAAGGRVQGFKEQFRYSKVKEQIESIIHKKESVAGKLEYKQE encoded by the coding sequence ATGCAAAAAAGAACAATCCACCATTTATCACATGTTGATTTAGATGGGTACAGTTGTCAACTTGTTATGAAATACACACCGTATGAAAAACTAAACTACAACGCAAATTACGGTGCAGAAGTAAAAGCTAAACTTGAAGAGATCTTAGAAAATATCCAAAAAGCGGATAAAAGTGCCTATATCTTAATCTCTGATCTTAACTTGACTGCTGATGAATCTAAATGGTTAAACCATGAAGTAAATAAACTCAATGAGAATAAAAAAGATGTAAAACTACAACTTTTAGACCATCATGGAAGTGGTGAAGAGAGTGCTAAGAAATATGAATGGTACTATCTTGACACTTCAAGATGTGCTACAAAAATCGTATACGACTTTACAAAAGAGAACTTCACATTCAATGAACCTTCTTGGATGGAACACTATGTTAACATCGTTAATGCAGTTGATCTATGGAAACAAGAGGAACAAGAAAACTTTGAATTTGGAAAAGTATTTATGCGCCTTGTTACAGAGACAAGAGAGTTAAACCGTGTAATGTTTGCAAAAAAAGATACAGAGTATAAACTTGCTCTTTTACATGAGGCTGTTAACTACATCGATCAAGCAAACGGTCATATTGTTTTAGATGAGAAGATCCATACTCTTAAAAAAGATTTTTTCAGAAGAGATGAGGACAACACTTTAGATAATCTTGCAACGGAATATATCGTTGAGCTTCTAGGGGAGAGTAAAGCCGAAAAAACTATCTACTATAAAGGGTACAAAGGGTATCTATCTTACGGTGTTGGAAATACCTCTATTATAGGTAACGGTTTTTTAACAAAATTTCCTGAGTACGATTTTATTGTTGATGTAAGTTATAGAGGTACTATGAGTCTCCGTGCAAATAACAATGTAAGCGTTGCTCAAATAGCTAAAGAGTGGGTTGACGGCGGTGGACATCCAAATGCAGCAGGAGGAAGAGTTCAAGGTTTTAAAGAGCAATTCCGTTACTCTAAAGTTAAAGAACAGATTGAATCTATTATACATAAGAAAGAATCTGTTGCAGGCAAGCTTGAATACAAACAAGAGTAA
- the tyrS gene encoding tyrosine--tRNA ligase, whose translation MIEEALREISRGTAEIIDNERIEKLLKAYFEEGKGYTVKAGFDPTAPDLHLGHTVLLQKLAVFQKYGARVQFLIGSFTATIGDPTGKSATRKVLTKQEIIHNIDSYTTQAFKILDESKTDIVYNDDWLGNMTAADMIALASNLTVARMLERDDFSKRYASNTPIAVSEFMYPLLQGYDSVHLKSDIEIGGTDQKFNLLMGRQLQKAYETKKQQAVLMMPILEGLDGVQKMSKSLGNYIGVSDEPKDMFGKTLSISDELMWRYYELLSSKSLDEIDALKAGVEDGSLHPKKVKEELALEITTRFHDKAAAQAAKEEFERVHAKSQIPTDIEEFTINAESLWIAQALVDCKLEPSTSQARRDIKQGGVKINQEKVTDMNLQLNAGEYLLQVGKRKFAKLRVD comes from the coding sequence ATGATAGAAGAAGCTTTACGAGAAATTAGCCGTGGAACAGCGGAAATTATTGATAATGAAAGAATAGAAAAACTTTTAAAAGCTTATTTTGAAGAGGGGAAAGGCTATACTGTAAAAGCCGGTTTTGATCCAACTGCACCTGATTTGCACTTAGGGCATACGGTACTTTTACAAAAACTTGCAGTATTTCAAAAATATGGTGCACGTGTACAGTTTTTGATCGGAAGTTTTACAGCAACAATCGGTGATCCTACAGGAAAAAGTGCTACAAGAAAAGTATTAACAAAACAAGAGATTATTCACAATATTGACAGTTATACTACACAAGCATTTAAGATCCTTGACGAATCAAAAACAGATATAGTATACAATGATGACTGGTTAGGAAATATGACTGCAGCAGATATGATTGCACTTGCTTCAAACTTGACAGTTGCACGTATGTTAGAGCGTGATGATTTTTCAAAAAGATATGCATCAAATACACCTATTGCTGTAAGTGAATTTATGTACCCGTTACTTCAAGGGTATGACAGTGTTCATCTAAAATCTGATATTGAGATAGGTGGTACTGATCAGAAGTTTAACCTTTTAATGGGTAGACAGCTTCAGAAAGCTTATGAAACAAAAAAACAACAAGCTGTACTTATGATGCCAATTCTAGAAGGTCTTGACGGCGTACAAAAAATGTCAAAATCTTTAGGAAACTATATCGGTGTAAGTGATGAGCCAAAAGATATGTTTGGAAAGACATTAAGTATTTCTGATGAGTTAATGTGGAGATACTATGAACTTCTTTCTTCTAAATCTTTAGATGAGATCGACGCACTTAAAGCTGGTGTAGAAGATGGTTCACTGCATCCTAAAAAGGTTAAAGAGGAATTAGCGTTAGAGATTACGACAAGATTCCATGATAAAGCAGCGGCACAAGCAGCAAAAGAGGAGTTTGAAAGAGTACATGCAAAAAGTCAAATTCCTACAGATATAGAGGAATTTACTATTAATGCTGAATCACTATGGATCGCTCAAGCCTTAGTTGATTGTAAGCTTGAACCATCTACTTCTCAAGCACGACGTGATATTAAGCAAGGTGGTGTTAAAATTAATCAAGAAAAAGTGACTGATATGAATCTTCAGCTTAATGCTGGGGAGTACCTGCTTCAAGTAGGAAAAAGAAAATTTGCAAAACTAAGGGTTGACTAA
- a CDS encoding nitronate monooxygenase, whose protein sequence is MGFESIKIGKYTIEKPIVQGGMGVGISWDQLAGTVSKEGGLGVISAVGTGYYKNKEFAKKLVADRPLSEANFYSKEGLTALVASAREICGDKPLAANILYAINDYGRVVRDACEAGIDIIITGAGLPTNMPEFTEGYPDVALVPIVSSAKALKLICRRWEKRYNRLPDAVILEGPKSGGHQGFTYEQCLMEEYQLENLVEPVVEEAKNWGDIPVIAAGGIWDKKDIEEMMALGAKGVQMGTRFIGTYECDAHANFKKVLLDSKEDDIKLMSSPVGYPARGVVTNLTHLVEKREGPDIKCISNCVAPCNRGEEAKVVGFCIADRLSDAYEGNLDTGLFFSGTNGYRLDKIISVKELLEKLTEGE, encoded by the coding sequence ATGGGTTTTGAATCTATAAAAATTGGAAAATACACGATCGAAAAACCAATAGTTCAAGGTGGAATGGGCGTTGGTATTAGTTGGGATCAATTAGCCGGAACAGTTTCAAAAGAGGGTGGACTAGGTGTTATCTCTGCTGTTGGTACTGGATATTATAAAAACAAAGAGTTTGCTAAAAAACTTGTAGCTGACCGTCCGCTTAGTGAAGCAAACTTCTACTCTAAAGAGGGACTGACTGCACTGGTAGCGAGTGCTAGAGAGATTTGTGGAGATAAACCTCTTGCTGCAAATATTTTATATGCAATTAACGACTACGGAAGAGTTGTAAGAGATGCTTGTGAAGCGGGTATTGATATTATCATCACCGGAGCAGGATTGCCTACAAATATGCCTGAGTTTACAGAAGGGTATCCTGATGTAGCACTAGTACCTATCGTATCATCTGCAAAAGCATTAAAACTGATTTGCCGTAGATGGGAGAAACGATATAACCGTCTTCCTGATGCCGTGATCTTAGAGGGACCAAAATCTGGTGGTCACCAAGGTTTTACGTATGAGCAGTGTCTAATGGAAGAGTATCAGTTAGAAAACCTGGTAGAACCAGTTGTAGAAGAAGCAAAAAATTGGGGTGATATTCCTGTTATTGCAGCGGGCGGTATCTGGGATAAGAAAGATATCGAAGAGATGATGGCTCTAGGTGCTAAAGGTGTTCAAATGGGGACACGCTTTATAGGTACATATGAGTGTGATGCTCACGCTAACTTCAAAAAAGTTCTTTTAGATTCTAAAGAGGATGATATCAAACTGATGAGTTCTCCTGTTGGATATCCTGCACGTGGTGTTGTGACAAATCTCACACACTTAGTTGAGAAACGTGAAGGTCCGGATATTAAGTGTATCTCAAACTGTGTTGCACCGTGTAATCGTGGTGAAGAAGCAAAAGTTGTAGGCTTCTGTATTGCAGACAGACTTAGTGATGCTTATGAAGGTAATCTTGATACAGGTCTATTCTTCTCTGGTACAAATGGATACAGACTAGATAAAATTATATCTGTCAAAGAGTTATTGGAAAAACTTACAGAGGGTGAATAA
- a CDS encoding RrF2 family transcriptional regulator, whose product MLITKASEYAILSLIVLSSAKDPMDSESLSRELAISKSFLAKILQSLAKAGILKSYKGVNGGFALNKDPKEINMLDVLSNVESKAPAVFECSPSEKDCPSDRADICSIWPFLNKLQIKIDDFLKNLTLADILKD is encoded by the coding sequence ATGTTGATTACAAAAGCAAGTGAATATGCAATACTTTCGTTAATAGTTTTATCATCAGCAAAAGATCCTATGGATAGCGAATCTCTCTCTAGAGAATTGGCAATATCCAAAAGTTTCTTAGCAAAAATACTTCAATCACTTGCAAAAGCCGGAATACTTAAATCGTATAAAGGTGTTAACGGTGGATTTGCACTTAACAAAGATCCAAAAGAGATCAATATGCTTGATGTCCTTTCCAATGTTGAAAGCAAAGCACCTGCTGTTTTTGAATGCTCACCTTCTGAAAAAGATTGTCCATCTGATAGAGCTGACATATGTTCTATTTGGCCGTTTCTAAATAAACTCCAGATCAAGATAGATGATTTTCTAAAAAATCTGACACTTGCAGATATATTAAAAGATTAA
- a CDS encoding RelA/SpoT family protein, translating to MSLSPVDIEKVKHLHDIDSATAYLFSHIIPTDKLKHALEFSKEAHKTQFRKSGEPYIIHPILVAAIVASITNDEAMAIAALLHDVVEDTPTTIEEVEEDYGKDVAHLVSGLTKIDSIRDSELIPSSSNERLIVSALSFRKMLLASIEDVRVLVVKLCDRLHNMLTLDALPQHKQKRISEETLVVYSPIAHRLGISFLKNMLEDLSFSYLFAEEKHFIDNYLDTNYHAIEMRINDFKQRVSDILIQNGFCEDDFEILSRIKHRYSIYLKMQRKGVSIDEVLDLLAIRILVKDPIKCYDALGLIHLNFRPLASRFKDYIAVPKDNGYQTIHTTVFYNTAIFEVQIRTYDMHQTAELGVAAHWKYKSGGNNIKLDWLDNLQYQNESVEDFYALIKNDLYSEDISVFSPTGDAFTLPRGAVVLDFAYAVHTDIGNKAINGVVNKSKTSLLTELHNGDIVKVITGDEIETRCSWLDAVKTSKAQTNMKNNCNARIREINAKSAVNIISNVMNLNHARVQEWLNKNNCENLSHIPTDIEHLKNVLHKYISDIAKNNRFKRFISRHRFKLKPYEISGLEVYSNSSINDVVFDYCCHPKFGDEVMAFVEKSKAHVHHKMCQNAAKKLEDNEPMVFVKWAKEKVFKYKLIASLTNEKGALADFLAFLAKQNIDLTSIELGKDDLDYVQYCDMVFQSEEADINTLRAKIESKIKVVDLVRSDDAYRN from the coding sequence TTGTCATTAAGTCCAGTCGATATCGAGAAAGTTAAGCATCTTCATGATATTGACTCGGCTACAGCTTATCTTTTCTCACACATAATCCCCACAGATAAATTAAAACATGCCCTTGAATTTTCAAAAGAGGCACACAAAACACAATTTAGAAAAAGTGGTGAACCTTATATAATCCATCCTATTTTAGTAGCAGCAATTGTAGCCTCGATCACTAATGATGAAGCGATGGCTATAGCGGCACTTTTACATGATGTAGTGGAAGATACGCCGACAACGATAGAAGAGGTTGAAGAAGATTATGGAAAGGATGTAGCTCACTTGGTATCGGGACTTACAAAGATAGACTCGATTCGTGACAGTGAGCTGATCCCTTCAAGTTCGAATGAAAGATTGATCGTCTCAGCACTTTCATTTAGAAAAATGCTTTTAGCAAGTATTGAAGATGTTCGTGTACTTGTAGTTAAGTTATGTGACAGACTTCATAATATGCTCACTTTAGATGCCTTACCGCAACACAAACAAAAACGTATCTCTGAAGAGACTCTAGTTGTATACTCTCCGATTGCTCACCGTCTAGGGATCAGTTTTTTAAAAAATATGCTTGAAGATTTGAGCTTTTCATATCTTTTTGCAGAAGAAAAACATTTTATTGATAATTATCTTGATACAAATTATCATGCTATTGAGATGCGTATAAATGACTTTAAACAACGTGTTTCCGACATTTTAATACAAAACGGTTTTTGTGAAGATGATTTTGAGATTCTTTCACGTATCAAACACAGATATTCTATCTATTTGAAGATGCAAAGAAAAGGGGTGAGTATAGATGAAGTACTTGACCTGCTTGCTATTAGAATATTAGTAAAGGACCCTATTAAATGTTACGATGCCTTAGGTTTAATACATTTAAACTTTAGACCTCTCGCTTCAAGATTTAAAGATTATATTGCCGTTCCTAAAGATAACGGTTATCAGACTATTCATACTACTGTTTTTTACAACACTGCAATTTTTGAAGTACAAATTCGTACATACGATATGCACCAAACTGCAGAGCTTGGAGTTGCGGCACACTGGAAGTATAAGTCTGGCGGTAACAACATTAAACTGGACTGGCTTGATAATCTTCAGTATCAAAATGAATCGGTTGAAGATTTCTATGCTTTAATCAAAAATGATCTCTATTCAGAAGATATCTCAGTCTTTTCACCAACGGGTGATGCTTTTACACTCCCTCGCGGTGCCGTAGTGTTAGACTTTGCTTATGCCGTACATACAGATATTGGAAATAAAGCTATAAACGGTGTGGTAAATAAAAGTAAAACTTCACTGCTTACAGAGCTGCATAACGGTGATATTGTAAAAGTTATTACGGGTGATGAGATTGAGACAAGGTGTTCTTGGCTTGATGCTGTAAAAACTTCTAAAGCACAAACAAATATGAAAAACAACTGTAATGCAAGAATTCGTGAGATCAATGCAAAATCGGCTGTAAATATTATCTCTAATGTAATGAACTTGAATCATGCGCGGGTTCAGGAGTGGTTAAACAAGAATAATTGTGAAAACCTTTCCCATATTCCGACAGATATAGAACATCTTAAAAACGTATTGCATAAATATATCAGTGATATTGCAAAAAACAACCGTTTTAAAAGGTTTATCAGTCGTCACAGATTTAAGTTGAAACCGTATGAAATTAGTGGTTTAGAGGTATATTCAAACAGTTCTATAAATGACGTCGTATTTGACTATTGCTGTCATCCGAAATTTGGTGATGAAGTGATGGCATTTGTAGAAAAATCTAAAGCACACGTACACCATAAAATGTGCCAGAATGCTGCTAAAAAGCTTGAAGATAATGAACCTATGGTTTTTGTAAAATGGGCAAAAGAGAAAGTGTTTAAATATAAACTTATTGCTTCATTAACAAATGAAAAAGGTGCATTGGCAGACTTCTTGGCATTTTTGGCAAAACAAAATATTGATCTCACTTCAATTGAATTGGGAAAAGATGATTTGGACTATGTACAGTATTGTGATATGGTTTTTCAATCCGAAGAAGCTGATATTAATACACTTCGTGCTAAAATTGAGTCAAAAATAAAAGTCGTTGATTTAGTTAGAAGTGATGACGCTTATAGAAACTAA
- the rpsO gene encoding 30S ribosomal protein S15 — protein sequence MALDSAKKAEIIAKYGRNENDTGSSEVQIALLTTRIAELTEHLKVFKKDHASRLGLLKLVGQRRRLMKYFKRTNKDGYQALVDSLGIRDNI from the coding sequence ATGGCTTTAGATTCGGCTAAAAAAGCAGAGATTATTGCAAAATACGGACGTAATGAAAACGACACTGGTTCAAGTGAAGTTCAAATTGCACTATTAACTACTAGAATTGCGGAGTTAACTGAGCACTTAAAAGTGTTCAAAAAAGATCACGCATCTCGTCTTGGACTACTAAAATTAGTTGGTCAACGTCGTCGTCTTATGAAATACTTCAAAAGAACGAACAAAGATGGTTACCAAGCACTTGTAGATTCTTTAGGAATTCGTGACAATATCTAA